The Atribacteraceae bacterium genome contains the following window.
GCGGCAAGAAAAAAGGCTTTATTACCTTCAAGGAACTCAATGATGTTCTGGGTGACGATGTCATTAATGTCGAAAAGTTGGACGATATCTATAACACCCTCTCCGACCTGGGGATAGAAGTTTCCGACGAAGATGACGTTACCAAGGAAGAGGTAGGGAGAAGCGGAGTTGAAAGCCTCAAGCTCGAAGGGATCAAGGGTATCGGGGTCGACGACCCAGTAAAGATGTACCTGAAGGAAATCGGCCAGGTTCCTTTGCTTACGTCTGAGCAGGAAGTCACCCTGGCCAAGCAGGTAGAGGCCGGAGATCCGAATGGGAAACGCAAACTCATCGAAGCCAACTTACGTTTGGTCGTCAGTATTGCAAAGCGTTACGTCGGGCGGGGTATGCTTTTTTTGGACCTGATCCAGGAGGGCAACCTGGGCTTGATCCGGGCGGTAGAGAAGTTCGATTATCGGAGAGGCTACAAGTTCTCGACATACGCCACTTGGTGGATCCGCCAAGCCATTACCCGGGCCATCGCCGATCAGGCCCGTACCATACGTATTCCCGTGCACATGGTGGAAACCATCAACAAACTGATCCGGATATCGCGTCGACTCTTTCAGGAACTGGGCCGGGAACCCCAACCCGAAGAAGTGGCCGAGACTATGGGAGTCACCGTGGAGAAGGTACGGGAGATCCTCAAAACCGCCCAGGAGCCACTCTCCCTGGAAACCCCCATCGGTGAGGAAGAGGATTCCCACTTGGGGGATTTCATCGAAGACCAGAGGGTCCTGGCTCCACCCAAGGCCGCCTCTTTTGCGCTTCTCAAGGAACAGTTGGAAGATGTACTCAACACTCTCACCGATCGGGAGCGGATGGTCTTGAAACTTCGTTTCGGACTGGCCGACGGCCGCCCTCACACCTTGGAAGAGGTAGGTCAGAAATTCGGGGTGACCCGCGAACGGATCCGACAGATCGAAGCCAAGGCTCTCAGAAAATTGCGTCATCCCAACCGGAGTAAAAAATTACGGGATTATCTTGACGAGGCGGAATAATGTAGCTATAATGACAGTCGCCTTCCTTCCTCGGTAGCTCAACGGTGGAGCATCCGGCTGTTAACCGGAGGGTTGCAGGTTCGAATCCTGCCCGGGGAGCCATTTTGAACTATTTTTCAGACACATAGATGAGGCGGATGAACACTCCTCCGCCTCGCCCTCTCCCCGCTCGGCGAACTCGCTCCACATTAAACCGCCGTTCCGCAGGAACTTCGCCACCTTCGTCGGCTCGTCCAATCTCCCCTCTCCCATAGAAAATTGGTTTGCGAACTCTCCGG
Protein-coding sequences here:
- the rpoD gene encoding RNA polymerase sigma factor RpoD encodes the protein MTVNGKKQGSHGHVQEIWTLIESGKKKGFITFKELNDVLGDDVINVEKLDDIYNTLSDLGIEVSDEDDVTKEEVGRSGVESLKLEGIKGIGVDDPVKMYLKEIGQVPLLTSEQEVTLAKQVEAGDPNGKRKLIEANLRLVVSIAKRYVGRGMLFLDLIQEGNLGLIRAVEKFDYRRGYKFSTYATWWIRQAITRAIADQARTIRIPVHMVETINKLIRISRRLFQELGREPQPEEVAETMGVTVEKVREILKTAQEPLSLETPIGEEEDSHLGDFIEDQRVLAPPKAASFALLKEQLEDVLNTLTDRERMVLKLRFGLADGRPHTLEEVGQKFGVTRERIRQIEAKALRKLRHPNRSKKLRDYLDEAE